The following are encoded in a window of SAR324 cluster bacterium genomic DNA:
- a CDS encoding tetratricopeptide repeat protein gives MSDQENKPQTEPSETGGGEAKTGKKLKLSIKKVSKAATNDQEISSSETDQVKSGSPEEPITKDTPSTDSAVAPEQTLTLSLSTKTKADDATISATEEVTTPTMPSPEPELPPVTEKTEEPEIAETKKIAFSLKDFAHNEIKKEPEKPEISPVEQPTPPEKPIRLSLNTTDTQLTPEAKTQESTPGSEQGKPAKIKLSFHDLASKTQKEPALKEGPPPPPAGGKIAFSLTDLVPEKKEIPAKVTSTQEPGTLAPGEKSVVADTGKVSISLKDLAQIDSTPPKAETPPPANAPKLSLSGMAPAASTEKKPAEPAPSSKVKVSLSSLAGTSEKKESDSSEKPVTAKTKLSLSELSSASGSPTKEKPATAQAPLSMSQSAPKPQSAPAKGQDKPLETDKELSQQEKTSSLSDLAAPQSLKPGIGEILGKLLGTAAVLVLLAGLGWIGYTIAMGPQDVKLSSVKYELPPAIELDNLSLATVNESNTSIASASDDKKTVVAKAKPKPVLKPVQKVEPAPTPVQPVATPEPPMKEEAPPLIATTETPPQKKVSKWFERGVRYQKNSEWEKATHAYEKALEETPKDPDVYNNLGVVYQNQGETDKALVQYEKSLELDPDSVKTLNNAGSAYMVKQSWEKAEQMFRSAMATDLEQADSYANLALVYKKNHKLNESEAVLHQTLTIFPKYALAYYYLGQVYEEQKMRNEARWSYEQFLQFSQNKDLNKAVENHLNNNLR, from the coding sequence CACCAGAAGAGCCGATTACAAAAGATACGCCCTCAACGGATAGCGCCGTCGCGCCTGAGCAAACATTGACTTTATCACTTTCAACAAAAACCAAAGCTGACGACGCAACCATTTCGGCAACTGAAGAAGTAACAACACCAACAATGCCTTCCCCTGAACCGGAACTTCCCCCAGTTACTGAAAAAACAGAAGAACCAGAAATTGCTGAAACAAAGAAAATTGCGTTTTCTCTCAAAGATTTTGCTCACAATGAAATTAAAAAGGAACCAGAAAAACCAGAAATCTCCCCTGTTGAGCAACCAACTCCTCCAGAAAAACCAATCCGTCTATCATTAAACACGACAGACACACAGCTTACCCCTGAAGCAAAAACACAGGAATCAACTCCCGGCAGCGAGCAGGGAAAACCGGCAAAAATCAAATTATCTTTTCATGATCTGGCATCAAAAACGCAAAAAGAACCTGCGTTAAAAGAGGGACCCCCCCCACCACCGGCAGGTGGCAAGATCGCTTTTTCACTAACGGATCTGGTTCCTGAAAAAAAAGAAATCCCAGCCAAGGTCACTTCGACGCAGGAACCTGGAACGTTGGCACCTGGAGAAAAATCTGTTGTTGCTGATACGGGGAAAGTATCAATATCCTTGAAGGATCTGGCCCAGATCGACTCAACACCGCCCAAAGCGGAGACGCCACCGCCGGCCAATGCCCCAAAACTATCATTATCAGGGATGGCACCTGCGGCTTCAACTGAAAAAAAACCAGCAGAACCAGCACCATCGTCCAAAGTGAAAGTCAGTTTGTCTTCGCTTGCGGGCACTTCAGAGAAAAAAGAAAGCGATTCTTCAGAAAAACCAGTCACGGCCAAAACCAAACTGTCGTTGTCTGAACTGTCTTCAGCCTCAGGCTCTCCGACAAAAGAAAAACCGGCGACGGCACAAGCACCATTATCAATGTCTCAGAGCGCCCCCAAACCTCAATCCGCTCCTGCAAAGGGACAGGACAAACCACTTGAAACCGATAAAGAACTCTCCCAGCAGGAAAAGACCTCTTCATTGTCTGATTTGGCGGCACCGCAATCGCTCAAGCCTGGGATCGGTGAAATTCTGGGAAAACTTCTCGGCACTGCCGCTGTACTTGTGCTGTTGGCAGGACTTGGCTGGATTGGCTATACCATTGCCATGGGCCCCCAGGATGTGAAATTATCCAGTGTAAAATACGAATTACCACCAGCCATTGAACTCGATAACCTGTCACTAGCTACTGTGAACGAGTCGAATACGAGCATTGCTTCTGCCTCAGATGACAAAAAAACTGTGGTCGCTAAAGCCAAACCCAAGCCTGTTCTCAAGCCTGTGCAGAAAGTGGAGCCCGCACCCACACCAGTTCAACCGGTTGCAACGCCTGAACCACCAATGAAGGAAGAAGCGCCACCATTGATTGCGACAACAGAGACACCCCCACAGAAAAAAGTTTCAAAATGGTTTGAACGCGGTGTTCGTTATCAGAAAAACAGTGAATGGGAAAAAGCGACGCATGCTTATGAAAAAGCTTTGGAAGAGACGCCCAAAGATCCGGATGTCTATAACAATCTGGGAGTTGTTTATCAAAATCAGGGTGAAACGGATAAAGCGCTGGTGCAATATGAAAAAAGCCTGGAGCTGGATCCTGATTCTGTAAAAACCTTGAACAACGCCGGTAGCGCTTATATGGTCAAACAAAGCTGGGAAAAAGCCGAGCAAATGTTCCGAAGTGCGATGGCAACAGACCTGGAACAGGCTGACAGTTATGCCAATCTGGCTCTCGTTTATAAAAAGAATCATAAGCTCAATGAGAGTGAAGCGGTGTTGCATCAAACCCTCACCATTTTCCCCAAATATGCCTTGGCTTACTATTACCTGGGGCAAGTGTATGAGGAGCAGAAAATGCGGAATGAAGCGCGCTGGTCCTATGAACAGTTTTTGCAGTTTTCACAAAACAAGGACCTCAACAAGGCCGTTGAGAATCATTTAAATAACAATTTACGCTAG
- a CDS encoding STAS domain-containing protein produces MSVETRFIDSAHQQALVTLKKVSEMHFSAVMFEVGHDLIEKNVRHIIVDLLDMVYIPMEGLGTLNSLCQDLSAIKGRLALVCHNANIKMLLRSTTLAKVIEIHDNLDDAMQIHEDQLLQGFMDQLNDEQKFWYLKAVANIIVADGEISPGEIAVAESLFAQIELESHKIAEIQNIFQSLTKVKLEPLRIDKKLGLTMLQTLTLIAIADNSLMSAEENVIRELTHCLGFASTTAEEMINWGSEQLKTAQTHQD; encoded by the coding sequence ATGTCTGTTGAAACACGTTTTATAGATTCCGCGCACCAACAAGCGCTTGTGACCCTGAAAAAAGTTTCAGAAATGCACTTCAGTGCTGTTATGTTTGAAGTGGGACATGACTTGATCGAGAAAAATGTGCGTCACATTATCGTGGATTTACTCGATATGGTCTATATTCCCATGGAGGGCTTGGGAACACTGAATTCATTATGTCAGGATCTTTCTGCCATCAAAGGCCGGTTGGCCCTTGTATGCCACAATGCCAATATTAAAATGCTACTCAGATCAACCACTTTGGCTAAAGTCATTGAAATTCATGACAATCTGGATGACGCAATGCAGATCCATGAAGATCAGTTGCTCCAGGGCTTCATGGATCAATTGAATGACGAACAAAAATTCTGGTATCTGAAAGCTGTCGCCAACATCATTGTGGCGGATGGTGAAATTTCTCCCGGTGAAATTGCTGTCGCTGAATCATTGTTTGCCCAAATTGAACTCGAATCACACAAAATCGCGGAAATTCAGAATATTTTCCAGTCATTGACTAAAGTGAAACTGGAACCCTTACGCATTGATAAAAAGTTGGGATTAACCATGCTTCAAACCCTGACGCTCATTGCGATCGCAGACAATTCGCTGATGTCCGCGGAAGAAAATGTTATCCGTGAACTCACTCATTGTTTAGGCTTTGCTTCAACGACAGCAGAGGAAATGATCAACTGGGGCTCTGAACAATTAAAAACAGCACAGACTCATCAGGACTAA
- a CDS encoding type IV pilus twitching motility protein PilT, whose amino-acid sequence MAAAINVFFEFMHNQRASDLHMASGRKPRIRIDGELHDIEYEVLTDQSLRKMLYEIMPPERLPVFKETGDMDFGYEIPGLARYRANYFEQTQGIGAVFREIPSKILTLEQLGLPQVLARSAMLNRGLVLVTGPTGSGKSTTLAAIMDYANKNRRDHIVTIEDPVEFVHESHGCLVNHREVGKHTKSFTAALRAALREDPDIILVGEMRDLETIELAIEAASTGHLVFGTLHTQSATKTVDRIIDVFPVDQQEKVRVTLSETLKVVVAQNLFKRSDMPGRCAALEILICTQAVAAMIREGKTHQLVSMMQTGKKHGMRLLDDTIQELLDKKWISPEQAYEKSMDKKRFIPYLSEPPDELAG is encoded by the coding sequence ATGGCTGCTGCAATCAATGTGTTTTTTGAATTCATGCACAATCAACGCGCGTCTGATCTACACATGGCCAGCGGACGAAAACCCAGAATCCGGATTGATGGGGAACTGCATGATATTGAATATGAAGTACTGACTGATCAGAGCTTACGAAAAATGCTGTATGAAATCATGCCACCGGAGCGCCTGCCAGTGTTTAAGGAAACAGGCGATATGGATTTTGGTTATGAAATTCCAGGCCTTGCCAGATATCGTGCAAATTATTTTGAACAAACGCAGGGAATAGGCGCTGTATTCCGGGAAATTCCAAGCAAAATTTTAACGTTGGAGCAATTGGGACTTCCACAGGTACTGGCACGTTCAGCAATGCTCAATCGGGGATTGGTACTGGTGACAGGCCCGACTGGTAGCGGAAAATCAACGACCTTGGCCGCGATCATGGATTATGCCAATAAAAACCGTCGCGATCATATTGTGACGATTGAAGATCCCGTTGAATTTGTGCATGAAAGCCATGGATGTCTGGTCAATCATCGGGAAGTTGGTAAACACACAAAATCATTCACCGCGGCACTGAGAGCAGCGCTGCGTGAAGACCCTGACATCATTCTGGTTGGAGAGATGCGGGATTTGGAAACCATTGAGCTGGCGATTGAAGCTGCTTCGACAGGTCATCTTGTTTTCGGAACCCTGCATACCCAAAGCGCAACCAAGACAGTTGACCGGATTATTGATGTTTTTCCAGTGGATCAACAGGAAAAAGTCCGCGTGACTCTCTCTGAAACGCTGAAAGTTGTCGTTGCGCAAAATCTGTTCAAACGCTCGGATATGCCGGGTCGATGTGCCGCACTGGAAATTCTGATCTGCACCCAGGCTGTTGCGGCCATGATCCGTGAAGGCAAAACGCATCAACTGGTGTCCATGATGCAAACAGGCAAAAAACATGGCATGCGATTACTGGATGATACCATTCAGGAATTACTGGATAAAAAATGGATTTCTCCAGAGCAGGCTTATGAAAAGTCTATGGATAAAAAACGGTTTATTCCCTACCTTTCTGAACCGCCGGATGAATTGGCCGGATGA
- a CDS encoding YbjN domain-containing protein — protein MINDFLQNCGEAEKSFVTDTEWWIINGSVKVQIFLTSLDEDAELIVAANLLRLTEPNPALNQYVLQLNGSLKLKGAAFGLRNKQLILSFVRPVQGLDPEELEWMIACIAILADEYDDFLIQKFKIES, from the coding sequence TTGATCAATGATTTTCTGCAAAATTGCGGTGAGGCTGAAAAAAGCTTTGTGACCGATACGGAATGGTGGATCATCAACGGTTCAGTGAAAGTTCAAATATTCTTAACCTCGCTGGATGAGGATGCTGAACTGATTGTGGCCGCAAATCTCCTCCGTCTGACTGAACCGAACCCCGCACTGAATCAATATGTTCTGCAACTCAATGGCAGTCTCAAATTGAAAGGGGCCGCATTTGGACTTCGCAATAAGCAACTGATTCTCAGCTTTGTGAGACCTGTTCAAGGGCTTGACCCGGAAGAACTGGAATGGATGATTGCCTGCATTGCCATACTTGCTGATGAGTACGACGATTTTCTCATCCAGAAATTCAAAATCGAATCCTGA
- a CDS encoding alpha/beta hydrolase yields the protein MFSEEWNFEQLQQMSEDILASLENRKLMQPWQLESFSLPASPDIESRKQVLIIASGYPEHAGVWSYTLLEKSIQAQEWRNKASMESWFERFHQSSTGIIVLNPHHPLKQPPEDSLPIYLAQLTAIYQRLMGLPNIPDIALMGYSLGGDVILRFLQEFPQYIARTKGLVLVDPSPPQTGRRKMVPELARLMDHATLYGMMNEEGLPGEFAEIAKMRLKLNPELVQCQYHGEVPSVVLNLVCDQLNQLFSA from the coding sequence ATGTTTTCAGAAGAATGGAATTTTGAACAACTCCAGCAAATGTCAGAAGATATTCTGGCGTCTCTGGAAAACAGAAAACTCATGCAACCATGGCAATTGGAATCTTTTTCGTTGCCTGCAAGCCCGGATATTGAATCCCGAAAACAGGTGTTGATCATCGCTTCAGGCTATCCTGAACATGCGGGTGTCTGGTCCTATACCCTGTTGGAAAAAAGTATCCAGGCTCAGGAATGGCGGAACAAAGCCAGCATGGAATCCTGGTTTGAACGGTTTCACCAGTCTTCGACCGGAATCATTGTACTGAACCCGCATCATCCGCTGAAACAACCGCCTGAGGACTCCCTTCCGATTTATCTGGCACAGTTAACAGCTATTTATCAAAGATTGATGGGGTTGCCCAACATTCCCGATATTGCATTGATGGGATATTCTTTAGGTGGGGATGTTATCCTGCGATTTTTGCAGGAATTTCCTCAATACATTGCCCGAACGAAAGGGTTGGTGCTGGTTGATCCCTCCCCACCGCAGACCGGACGACGCAAGATGGTTCCGGAATTGGCCCGGTTGATGGATCATGCGACACTGTATGGAATGATGAATGAAGAAGGACTGCCCGGTGAATTTGCCGAAATTGCTAAAATGAGGCTCAAGCTCAACCCCGAACTGGTCCAGTGTCAATATCATGGAGAGGTGCCATCGGTGGTGCTGAATCTTGTGTGTGATCAACTCAACCAGCTTTTCTCTGCCTGA
- a CDS encoding cysteine desulfurase — translation MFYLDHAATTPVFPEVLTAALPYLNTEFFNPSSLYSPGVKVSRFVKTARERIAHYFGVSPGNVVFCSGATESNFMAFMSTAFSSRLSGQEIVISAIEHPSVTKAAEFLKSRGFEIKILPIDHSGTVDLSQLLSVLSSETRLVSCMAVNNEIGTLQPLELLGKAIKQYNPKIMFHVDATQAVGKIPLSIRLAEIDMLSLSGHKLGAPKGIGALIMRRDLPVQPLMEGGGQENGWRGGTENVFGIVALEKALTIMEQNRQKTSTQMIHYKQKWLDFLGEQHPDLYIYTTDYVQPFYLNFGIPQVPAEVFLHHLEAKGIFVSTGSACSSRKSKVSPVWELVGVPQKKAKTMIRLSFGYENLEEDQELLFKIFSEVIRDLRT, via the coding sequence ATGTTTTATCTGGATCATGCCGCGACAACTCCTGTATTTCCAGAAGTGTTGACAGCGGCCCTTCCTTATCTGAATACTGAGTTTTTCAATCCTTCATCCTTGTATTCCCCGGGAGTCAAGGTTTCAAGATTCGTGAAAACGGCCCGGGAACGGATAGCCCATTATTTTGGAGTTTCCCCTGGAAATGTCGTTTTTTGTTCAGGCGCAACAGAAAGTAATTTCATGGCGTTCATGAGCACGGCTTTCTCGTCCAGGCTTTCAGGTCAGGAAATTGTGATTTCTGCCATAGAACACCCTTCTGTCACCAAAGCCGCAGAATTTCTGAAATCACGGGGCTTTGAAATCAAAATTTTACCAATTGATCATTCGGGAACCGTTGATCTGAGCCAATTATTGTCGGTTCTTTCCAGCGAAACACGTTTGGTGTCCTGCATGGCTGTGAATAATGAAATCGGGACATTGCAACCGTTGGAGCTGTTGGGGAAAGCGATTAAACAATACAATCCCAAAATAATGTTTCATGTCGACGCGACTCAGGCTGTCGGGAAAATACCGCTATCAATACGACTGGCTGAAATTGATATGCTGTCACTCAGTGGGCATAAACTGGGTGCGCCCAAAGGAATTGGCGCATTGATCATGCGTCGGGATTTGCCTGTGCAACCGCTCATGGAAGGTGGTGGTCAGGAAAATGGCTGGCGTGGCGGAACAGAAAATGTTTTTGGCATTGTCGCTCTGGAAAAAGCGCTGACAATCATGGAGCAAAACAGGCAAAAAACAAGCACTCAAATGATTCATTACAAACAGAAATGGCTGGATTTTCTGGGAGAACAACATCCGGACTTGTATATCTATACCACGGACTATGTTCAACCGTTCTATCTCAATTTTGGAATTCCACAGGTTCCCGCGGAAGTGTTTCTGCATCACCTTGAAGCAAAAGGAATCTTTGTTTCAACGGGTTCAGCCTGTTCCTCACGAAAATCCAAAGTGTCTCCCGTTTGGGAATTAGTGGGAGTTCCACAGAAAAAAGCCAAAACCATGATCAGACTGAGCTTCGGCTATGAAAATCTGGAAGAGGATCAGGAACTTTTGTTTAAAATATTTTCAGAAGTGATTCGGGATTTGCGCACTTAA
- the tsaB gene encoding tRNA (adenosine(37)-N6)-threonylcarbamoyltransferase complex dimerization subunit type 1 TsaB has product MNILAINTAFDYLGICIVSDDMLLANYYSKCKKRSSKIIFQALDELFQNLKMAIQQMDLIVTATGPGSYTGVRIGMTAAKTLAMVNHKPLIGINSLQVLASLMSSPTCDAFLNCHAKEVFHARFIRDNGQLTQQTDIGLKSLDAVSESEEYPAIFYSIATNSLTIKNPPVSAMLQYPVPDAYMLSLLGKQQYEISGAPPLSAIQPLYIKQDA; this is encoded by the coding sequence ATGAATATTCTGGCAATTAATACGGCGTTTGATTATCTGGGGATCTGTATTGTCAGCGATGACATGCTTCTGGCAAACTATTATTCCAAATGCAAAAAAAGAAGTTCAAAAATTATTTTTCAGGCATTGGATGAGCTGTTTCAGAATCTGAAAATGGCTATTCAACAGATGGATCTGATTGTTACAGCCACAGGTCCGGGTTCATACACTGGCGTTCGCATCGGCATGACTGCCGCCAAAACACTGGCAATGGTCAACCACAAACCGTTGATTGGCATAAACTCCTTGCAGGTACTGGCATCGCTGATGTCGTCACCAACCTGTGATGCATTTCTGAATTGCCATGCCAAAGAAGTGTTTCATGCGCGTTTTATCAGGGACAACGGTCAACTGACGCAACAGACAGACATTGGCCTGAAAAGCCTGGATGCTGTGTCTGAATCTGAGGAATATCCTGCCATTTTTTACAGTATTGCAACCAACAGCCTTACAATAAAAAATCCTCCTGTTTCAGCGATGCTCCAATATCCTGTGCCTGATGCGTATATGCTGTCACTATTGGGGAAACAGCAGTATGAAATTTCAGGAGCGCCACCACTTTCAGCCATTCAGCCATTGTATATCAAGCAAGACGCCTGA
- the tsaE gene encoding tRNA (adenosine(37)-N6)-threonylcarbamoyltransferase complex ATPase subunit type 1 TsaE, whose product MESYTMLLKTPEETWQAGQCIGSCLKPGDVLLLKGEMGSGKTTICKSICQTLSVNPDVVISPTYTIVNVYSGRYPVFHVDLYRLSSSPHPQLDDFDREDLIASDGITLVEWPDLLFPFLMDDPVLWLNFSFHGHGRQLTLESSHAGFGEIFQSLRQDTTPSDNGSDEYSGN is encoded by the coding sequence ATGGAAAGCTATACAATGTTATTGAAAACCCCTGAAGAGACGTGGCAGGCTGGACAATGTATCGGCTCATGTCTCAAACCTGGCGATGTGCTTTTGCTAAAGGGGGAGATGGGTTCTGGAAAAACAACAATATGTAAAAGTATCTGTCAAACTTTGTCTGTGAATCCGGATGTGGTGATTTCACCCACCTACACCATTGTCAATGTGTACTCAGGCCGATATCCTGTGTTTCATGTGGATCTCTACCGATTATCGTCTTCACCTCATCCTCAACTGGATGATTTTGACCGGGAAGATCTGATCGCGTCAGACGGAATCACTCTTGTAGAATGGCCTGATCTGTTATTTCCATTTCTGATGGATGACCCTGTACTTTGGCTCAATTTTTCATTCCATGGACACGGACGTCAACTCACACTTGAAAGCAGTCATGCCGGATTTGGCGAAATTTTTCAGTCATTACGACAAGACACAACCCCCTCGGACAACGGTTCTGATGAATATTCTGGCAATTAA